One genomic segment of Drosophila melanogaster chromosome 3R includes these proteins:
- the CG46339 gene encoding uncharacterized protein, isoform B translates to MEGGYVNEAIISFTNPKLQIPLMASAIYAPTTITTNTTSTAGTPTSAKNASASASASASASLSSPAGPSAAGSASTSSAPAGGGPWQGLVAKLRNFKLDDTKNIRKRFHFDYISKDRFLGGQLKTKNGQKYVFNGPPSGVYVSKACLIIAAFITVLALLFTIAITYFVTRQGLNPKEVTPPSCITADHPDVNATPIQTAGWVSMNSPPPLQAATPTPMASPTPTNTPTVTTTLAMPASSEKPEIRMVDPKVGDIPVVEPAAGEVEDNTTKPINRPLKLYEGWRPLHYSLLIEPSVATSISNGSLTIEIERDVSKVTSWEPIVLDVHNVSISNVRVIRALADGASNASEEQDLDFDSDYGEDNATFVINLSKTLAVETQLRVLLSLDFVSQVTDTLQGIYKTSYTNPDTKNEEWMISTQFSPVDARRAFPCFDRPDMKANFSISIVRPMQFKMALSNMPKSGSRRFRRGFIRDDFETTPKMPTYLVAFIVSNMVDSRLASQDSGLTPRVEIWTRPQFVGMTHYAYKMVRKFLPYYEDFFGIKNKLPKIDLVSVPDFGFAAMENWGLITFRDSALLVPEDLQLASSSEHMQVVAGIIAHELAHQWFGNLVTPKWWDDLWLKEGFACYMSYKALEHAHPEFQSMDTLTMLEFKESMEHDADNTSHAISFDVRSTNDVRRIFDPISYSKGTILLRMLNSIVGDVAFRSATRDLLKKFAYGNMDRDDLWAMLTRHGHEQGTLPKDLSVKQIMDSWITQPGYPVVNVERRGADLVLRQERYLLPSKNTADQSTWFIPITFETDELRKGDNIPTHWMRSEDEEELIVGNVFAHSSNSDNVIYLNLNRQGYYRVNYDMTSWLALKKNFSTLPRITRAQLLDDALHLSQAEYLTYDIPLTFLMELFDAVDDELLWIAAKPGLNYLIYNLKREPAYETFRAFMKFIVRPAFDHYGLHEPDNESHLQLKHRALVAYFACKFNYDRCTQKAQMKFREWMRDPKNNPIKPNLKSVIYCTSLAEGSSPEWYFAYKQYKTTTSASEKEEILTSLGCTTKPWLLSKYLNMTINPTSGILKQDGALAFRAVASNAIGHEIAFDFLQGNIKEIVEYYGDGFSTLSEMIKSLTIYMNKDYHKHQLLDLAATCRKLGLHAVESAIELALEQVNNNIYWRSHSYHSLKNFLEGIVSEFQINIF, encoded by the exons ATGGAGGGCGGTTACGTCAACGAAG CCATCATATCCTTTACCAATCCCAAACTGCAAATACCATTGATGGCATCTGCCATTTATGCgcccaccaccatcaccaccaacaccacaTCAACGGCCGGCACTCCGACATCAGCCAAAAACGCATCTGcatctgcttctgcttctgcttctgcttcatTATCATCGCCAGCAGGTCCTTCGGCGGCAGGATCGGCCAGCACATCCTCTGCCCCCGCGGGCGGAGGTCCTTGGCAAGGACTCGTTGCCAAACTGCGTAACTTTAAGCTCGACGATACGAAAAACATACGAAAACGTTTCCATTTCGATTACATTTCAAAGGACAGATTTTTGG GCGGTCAGCTGAAGaccaaaaatggccaaaagtatGTTTTCAATGGACCTCCATCGGGGGTTTATGTCTCCAAAGCCTGCCTGATCATCGCTGCCTTCATCACTGTTCTGGCCCTACTCTTCACCATTGCCATAACCTATTTTGTGACCAGGCAGGGATTGAATCCCAAGGAGGTGACTCCCCCCAG TTGCATCACCGCCGATCATCCCGATGTGAATGCGACGCCCATTCAAACAGCCGGCTGGGTGAGCATGAATTCCCCGCCACCTCTGCAggcggccacgcccactccgaTGGCAAGTCCCACGCCTACAAACACACCCACCGTAACCACAACCTTGGCCATGCCTGCATCGAGTGAGAAGCCCGAAATAAGGATGGTTGATCCGAAAGTGGGTGACATTCCGGTAGTGGAGCCAGCAGCAGGAGAAGTGGAAGATAACACGACCAAGCCCATCAATCGTCCACTTAAACTCTACGAAGGATGGCGTCCACTTCACTATAG CCTTTTGATTGAGCCAAGTGTGGCAACATCTATCAGCAACGGCAGCCTGACCATCGAGATCGAACGGGATGTGTCCAAGGTGACCAGCTGGGAGCCCATCGTGCTCGACGTGCACAACGTGAGCATCTCCAATGTCCGGGTGATCCGTGCCCTTGCAGATGGCGCCAGCAATGCCAGCGAGGAGCAAGACTTGGATTTCGACAGCGACTACGGGGAGGATAATGCCACGTTCGTGATCAATTTGAGCAAGACTTTGGCGGTGGAGACCCAGCTGAGAGTGCTGCTAAGTCTGGATTTCGTCAGCCAGGTAACGGATACACTGCAGGGCATCTACAAGACCAGCTACACCAATCCGGACACCAAGAATGAAGA ATGGATGATAAGCACTCAGTTCTCGCCCGTCGATGCCCGTCGCGCCTTTCCCTGCTTCGATCGTCCGGACATGAAAGCCAACTTCTCGATCAGCATCGTCAGACCCATGCAGTTCAAGATGGCCCTTTCCAACATGCCCAAGTCGGGCAGCCGTCGCTTCCGCCGTGGTTTCATAAGAGACGATTTCGAGACCACGCCGAAGATGCCCACTTACCTGGTGGCTTTCATCGTGTCCAACATGGTGGATTCGCGGCTTGCCAGTCAGGACAGTGGGTTGACGCCGCGAGTGGAGATCTGGACGCGACCCCAGTTTGTGGGTATGACTCACTATGCGTACAAGATGGTGCGAAAATTCTTGCCCTACTACGAGGACTTCTTCGGTATCAAGAATAAGCTGCCCAAAATTGATTTGGTGTCCGTGCCGGACTTTGGATTCGCTGCCATGGAAAACTGGGGACTCATAACGTTCCGCGATTCGGCGCTACTGGTGCCCGAGGATCTGCAGCTGGCGTCCTCATCGGAACATATGCAGGTGGTGGCCGGAATCATTGCACACGAGTTGGCCCATCAGTGGTTCGGCAATCTAGTGACCCCGAAGTGGTGGGATGATCTCTGGCTGAAGGAAGGCTTCGCCTGCTACATGAGCTACAAGGCACTGGAGCACGCCCATCCGGAGTTCCAGAGCATGGACACTCTGACCATGCTGGAGTTCAAGGAGTCGATGGAGCACGATGCGGACAACACCTCGCATGCCATATCCTTTGATGTGCGCTCCACCAACGATGTCAGGCGGATTTTCGATCCCATCAGCTACTCAAAGGGCACCATTCTGCTGCGCATGCTCAATTCGATCGTGGGTGATGTGGCCTTCCGGTCGGCCACTCGTGATCTTCTAAAGAAGTTCGCCTATGGAAACATGGACAGAGATGATCTGTGGGCCATGCTCACGCGCCATGGTCACGAACAGGGTACTCTGCCCAAGGATCTGAGTGTCAAGCAGATCATGGACTCGTGGATCACCCAGCCCGGTTATCCGGTAGTCAATGTGGAGCGCCGTGGTGCTGATCTCGTGCTGCGCCAGGAACGCTATCTGCTGCCCTCCAAGAACACTGCGGATCAGAGCACCTGGTTTATACCCATCACCTTCGAGACGGATGAGTTGCGCAAGGGCGACAACATACCCACCCACTGGATGAGAAGCGAGGACGAAGAGGAGCTCATCGTGGGCAATGTCTTCGCGCATAGCAGCAACAGCGATAACGTGATCTATCTGAATCTCAACCGGCAGGGTTACTATCGTGTCAACTACGATATGACCTCTTGGCTGGCGCTCAAGAAGAACTTTAGCACATTGCCCAGGATCACAAGGGCCCAGTTGCTGGATGATGCACTGCATCTGTCGCAAGCGGAATACCTTACCTACGACATACC ATTGACCTTCCTCATGGAGCTGTTCGATGCTGTGGATGATGAGCTGCTGTGGATTGCCGCCAAACCTGGTCTCAACTATCTGATCTACAACCTGAAGAGGGAGCCTGCCTATGAGACTTTCAGG GCCTTCATGAAATTCATCGTACGTCCCGCCTTTGATCATTATGGCCTGCATGAGCCGGACAATGAGTCCCACTTGCAACTGAAGCACCGCGCCTTGGTGGCCTACTTTGCCTGCAAGTTCAACTACGATCGCTGCACCCAAAAGGCGCAGATGAAGTTCCGCGAGTGGATGCGTGATCCCAAAAACAATCC CATTAAGCCAAACCTCAAGTCTGTGATCTACTGCACCTCCTTGGCGGAGGGCTCGTCACCGGAATGGTATTTCGCCTACAAACAGTACAAGACAACCACGAGTGCTTCCGAGAAGGAGGAGATACTGACCTCACTGGGCTGCACCACCAAACCCTGGCTGCTGTCCAA GTACCTCAACATGACCATCAATCCAACATCGGGCATACTAAAACAGGATGGCGCCTTGGCCTTCCGTGCTGTGGCCTCCAATGCCATTGGTCATGAGATAGCCTTTGATTTTCTGCAGGGCAACATAAAGGAGATTGTCGAATA CTATGGCGATGGCTTCTCCACGCTGTCCGAGATGATCAAATCGCTGACCATCTACATGAACAAGGACTACCATAAGCACCAGCTTCTGGACTTGGCCGCTACCTGCCGCAAACTGGGACTCCATGCCGTGGAATCGGCCATCGAGTTGGCGCTGGAGCAGGTGAACAACAACATCTATTGGCGCAGCCACTCGTACCACAGCCTGAAGAACTTCCTTGAGGGGATCGTCAGCGAGTTCCAGATCAATATCTTTTAG
- the CG46339 gene encoding uncharacterized protein, isoform C, with protein sequence MEGGYVNEEDSDAIMGVESPGGQLKTKNGQKYVFNGPPSGVYVSKACLIIAAFITVLALLFTIAITYFVTRQGLNPKEVTPPSCITADHPDVNATPIQTAGWVSMNSPPPLQAATPTPMASPTPTNTPTVTTTLAMPASSEKPEIRMVDPKVGDIPVVEPAAGEVEDNTTKPINRPLKLYEGWRPLHYSLLIEPSVATSISNGSLTIEIERDVSKVTSWEPIVLDVHNVSISNVRVIRALADGASNASEEQDLDFDSDYGEDNATFVINLSKTLAVETQLRVLLSLDFVSQVTDTLQGIYKTSYTNPDTKNEEWMISTQFSPVDARRAFPCFDRPDMKANFSISIVRPMQFKMALSNMPKSGSRRFRRGFIRDDFETTPKMPTYLVAFIVSNMVDSRLASQDSGLTPRVEIWTRPQFVGMTHYAYKMVRKFLPYYEDFFGIKNKLPKIDLVSVPDFGFAAMENWGLITFRDSALLVPEDLQLASSSEHMQVVAGIIAHELAHQWFGNLVTPKWWDDLWLKEGFACYMSYKALEHAHPEFQSMDTLTMLEFKESMEHDADNTSHAISFDVRSTNDVRRIFDPISYSKGTILLRMLNSIVGDVAFRSATRDLLKKFAYGNMDRDDLWAMLTRHGHEQGTLPKDLSVKQIMDSWITQPGYPVVNVERRGADLVLRQERYLLPSKNTADQSTWFIPITFETDELRKGDNIPTHWMRSEDEEELIVGNVFAHSSNSDNVIYLNLNRQGYYRVNYDMTSWLALKKNFSTLPRITRAQLLDDALHLSQAEYLTYDIPLTFLMELFDAVDDELLWIAAKPGLNYLIYNLKREPAYETFRAFMKFIVRPAFDHYGLHEPDNESHLQLKHRALVAYFACKFNYDRCTQKAQMKFREWMRDPKNNPIKPNLKSVIYCTSLAEGSSPEWYFAYKQYKTTTSASEKEEILTSLGCTTKPWLLSKYLNMTINPTSGILKQDGALAFRAVASNAIGHEIAFDFLQGNIKEIVEYYGDGFSTLSEMIKSLTIYMNKDYHKHQLLDLAATCRKLGLHAVESAIELALEQVNNNIYWRSHSYHSLKNFLEGIVSEFQINIF encoded by the exons ATGGAGGGCGGTTACGTCAACGAAG AGGATTCTGACGCCATAATGGGTGTGGAAAGTCCAG GCGGTCAGCTGAAGaccaaaaatggccaaaagtatGTTTTCAATGGACCTCCATCGGGGGTTTATGTCTCCAAAGCCTGCCTGATCATCGCTGCCTTCATCACTGTTCTGGCCCTACTCTTCACCATTGCCATAACCTATTTTGTGACCAGGCAGGGATTGAATCCCAAGGAGGTGACTCCCCCCAG TTGCATCACCGCCGATCATCCCGATGTGAATGCGACGCCCATTCAAACAGCCGGCTGGGTGAGCATGAATTCCCCGCCACCTCTGCAggcggccacgcccactccgaTGGCAAGTCCCACGCCTACAAACACACCCACCGTAACCACAACCTTGGCCATGCCTGCATCGAGTGAGAAGCCCGAAATAAGGATGGTTGATCCGAAAGTGGGTGACATTCCGGTAGTGGAGCCAGCAGCAGGAGAAGTGGAAGATAACACGACCAAGCCCATCAATCGTCCACTTAAACTCTACGAAGGATGGCGTCCACTTCACTATAG CCTTTTGATTGAGCCAAGTGTGGCAACATCTATCAGCAACGGCAGCCTGACCATCGAGATCGAACGGGATGTGTCCAAGGTGACCAGCTGGGAGCCCATCGTGCTCGACGTGCACAACGTGAGCATCTCCAATGTCCGGGTGATCCGTGCCCTTGCAGATGGCGCCAGCAATGCCAGCGAGGAGCAAGACTTGGATTTCGACAGCGACTACGGGGAGGATAATGCCACGTTCGTGATCAATTTGAGCAAGACTTTGGCGGTGGAGACCCAGCTGAGAGTGCTGCTAAGTCTGGATTTCGTCAGCCAGGTAACGGATACACTGCAGGGCATCTACAAGACCAGCTACACCAATCCGGACACCAAGAATGAAGA ATGGATGATAAGCACTCAGTTCTCGCCCGTCGATGCCCGTCGCGCCTTTCCCTGCTTCGATCGTCCGGACATGAAAGCCAACTTCTCGATCAGCATCGTCAGACCCATGCAGTTCAAGATGGCCCTTTCCAACATGCCCAAGTCGGGCAGCCGTCGCTTCCGCCGTGGTTTCATAAGAGACGATTTCGAGACCACGCCGAAGATGCCCACTTACCTGGTGGCTTTCATCGTGTCCAACATGGTGGATTCGCGGCTTGCCAGTCAGGACAGTGGGTTGACGCCGCGAGTGGAGATCTGGACGCGACCCCAGTTTGTGGGTATGACTCACTATGCGTACAAGATGGTGCGAAAATTCTTGCCCTACTACGAGGACTTCTTCGGTATCAAGAATAAGCTGCCCAAAATTGATTTGGTGTCCGTGCCGGACTTTGGATTCGCTGCCATGGAAAACTGGGGACTCATAACGTTCCGCGATTCGGCGCTACTGGTGCCCGAGGATCTGCAGCTGGCGTCCTCATCGGAACATATGCAGGTGGTGGCCGGAATCATTGCACACGAGTTGGCCCATCAGTGGTTCGGCAATCTAGTGACCCCGAAGTGGTGGGATGATCTCTGGCTGAAGGAAGGCTTCGCCTGCTACATGAGCTACAAGGCACTGGAGCACGCCCATCCGGAGTTCCAGAGCATGGACACTCTGACCATGCTGGAGTTCAAGGAGTCGATGGAGCACGATGCGGACAACACCTCGCATGCCATATCCTTTGATGTGCGCTCCACCAACGATGTCAGGCGGATTTTCGATCCCATCAGCTACTCAAAGGGCACCATTCTGCTGCGCATGCTCAATTCGATCGTGGGTGATGTGGCCTTCCGGTCGGCCACTCGTGATCTTCTAAAGAAGTTCGCCTATGGAAACATGGACAGAGATGATCTGTGGGCCATGCTCACGCGCCATGGTCACGAACAGGGTACTCTGCCCAAGGATCTGAGTGTCAAGCAGATCATGGACTCGTGGATCACCCAGCCCGGTTATCCGGTAGTCAATGTGGAGCGCCGTGGTGCTGATCTCGTGCTGCGCCAGGAACGCTATCTGCTGCCCTCCAAGAACACTGCGGATCAGAGCACCTGGTTTATACCCATCACCTTCGAGACGGATGAGTTGCGCAAGGGCGACAACATACCCACCCACTGGATGAGAAGCGAGGACGAAGAGGAGCTCATCGTGGGCAATGTCTTCGCGCATAGCAGCAACAGCGATAACGTGATCTATCTGAATCTCAACCGGCAGGGTTACTATCGTGTCAACTACGATATGACCTCTTGGCTGGCGCTCAAGAAGAACTTTAGCACATTGCCCAGGATCACAAGGGCCCAGTTGCTGGATGATGCACTGCATCTGTCGCAAGCGGAATACCTTACCTACGACATACC ATTGACCTTCCTCATGGAGCTGTTCGATGCTGTGGATGATGAGCTGCTGTGGATTGCCGCCAAACCTGGTCTCAACTATCTGATCTACAACCTGAAGAGGGAGCCTGCCTATGAGACTTTCAGG GCCTTCATGAAATTCATCGTACGTCCCGCCTTTGATCATTATGGCCTGCATGAGCCGGACAATGAGTCCCACTTGCAACTGAAGCACCGCGCCTTGGTGGCCTACTTTGCCTGCAAGTTCAACTACGATCGCTGCACCCAAAAGGCGCAGATGAAGTTCCGCGAGTGGATGCGTGATCCCAAAAACAATCC CATTAAGCCAAACCTCAAGTCTGTGATCTACTGCACCTCCTTGGCGGAGGGCTCGTCACCGGAATGGTATTTCGCCTACAAACAGTACAAGACAACCACGAGTGCTTCCGAGAAGGAGGAGATACTGACCTCACTGGGCTGCACCACCAAACCCTGGCTGCTGTCCAA GTACCTCAACATGACCATCAATCCAACATCGGGCATACTAAAACAGGATGGCGCCTTGGCCTTCCGTGCTGTGGCCTCCAATGCCATTGGTCATGAGATAGCCTTTGATTTTCTGCAGGGCAACATAAAGGAGATTGTCGAATA CTATGGCGATGGCTTCTCCACGCTGTCCGAGATGATCAAATCGCTGACCATCTACATGAACAAGGACTACCATAAGCACCAGCTTCTGGACTTGGCCGCTACCTGCCGCAAACTGGGACTCCATGCCGTGGAATCGGCCATCGAGTTGGCGCTGGAGCAGGTGAACAACAACATCTATTGGCGCAGCCACTCGTACCACAGCCTGAAGAACTTCCTTGAGGGGATCGTCAGCGAGTTCCAGATCAATATCTTTTAG
- the CG46339 gene encoding uncharacterized protein, isoform E, producing MEGGYVNEGGQLKTKNGQKYVFNGPPSGVYVSKACLIIAAFITVLALLFTIAITYFVTRQGLNPKEVTPPSCITADHPDVNATPIQTAGWVSMNSPPPLQAATPTPMASPTPTNTPTVTTTLAMPASSEKPEIRMVDPKVGDIPVVEPAAGEVEDNTTKPINRPLKLYEGWRPLHYSLLIEPSVATSISNGSLTIEIERDVSKVTSWEPIVLDVHNVSISNVRVIRALADGASNASEEQDLDFDSDYGEDNATFVINLSKTLAVETQLRVLLSLDFVSQVTDTLQGIYKTSYTNPDTKNEEWMISTQFSPVDARRAFPCFDRPDMKANFSISIVRPMQFKMALSNMPKSGSRRFRRGFIRDDFETTPKMPTYLVAFIVSNMVDSRLASQDSGLTPRVEIWTRPQFVGMTHYAYKMVRKFLPYYEDFFGIKNKLPKIDLVSVPDFGFAAMENWGLITFRDSALLVPEDLQLASSSEHMQVVAGIIAHELAHQWFGNLVTPKWWDDLWLKEGFACYMSYKALEHAHPEFQSMDTLTMLEFKESMEHDADNTSHAISFDVRSTNDVRRIFDPISYSKGTILLRMLNSIVGDVAFRSATRDLLKKFAYGNMDRDDLWAMLTRHGHEQGTLPKDLSVKQIMDSWITQPGYPVVNVERRGADLVLRQERYLLPSKNTADQSTWFIPITFETDELRKGDNIPTHWMRSEDEEELIVGNVFAHSSNSDNVIYLNLNRQGYYRVNYDMTSWLALKKNFSTLPRITRAQLLDDALHLSQAEYLTYDIPLTFLMELFDAVDDELLWIAAKPGLNYLIYNLKREPAYETFRAFMKFIVRPAFDHYGLHEPDNESHLQLKHRALVAYFACKFNYDRCTQKAQMKFREWMRDPKNNPIKPNLKSVIYCTSLAEGSSPEWYFAYKQYKTTTSASEKEEILTSLGCTTKPWLLSKYLNMTINPTSGILKQDGALAFRAVASNAIGHEIAFDFLQGNIKEIVEYYGDGFSTLSEMIKSLTIYMNKDYHKHQLLDLAATCRKLGLHAVESAIELALEQVNNNIYWRSHSYHSLKNFLEGIVSEFQINIF from the exons ATGGAGGGCGGTTACGTCAACGAAG GCGGTCAGCTGAAGaccaaaaatggccaaaagtatGTTTTCAATGGACCTCCATCGGGGGTTTATGTCTCCAAAGCCTGCCTGATCATCGCTGCCTTCATCACTGTTCTGGCCCTACTCTTCACCATTGCCATAACCTATTTTGTGACCAGGCAGGGATTGAATCCCAAGGAGGTGACTCCCCCCAG TTGCATCACCGCCGATCATCCCGATGTGAATGCGACGCCCATTCAAACAGCCGGCTGGGTGAGCATGAATTCCCCGCCACCTCTGCAggcggccacgcccactccgaTGGCAAGTCCCACGCCTACAAACACACCCACCGTAACCACAACCTTGGCCATGCCTGCATCGAGTGAGAAGCCCGAAATAAGGATGGTTGATCCGAAAGTGGGTGACATTCCGGTAGTGGAGCCAGCAGCAGGAGAAGTGGAAGATAACACGACCAAGCCCATCAATCGTCCACTTAAACTCTACGAAGGATGGCGTCCACTTCACTATAG CCTTTTGATTGAGCCAAGTGTGGCAACATCTATCAGCAACGGCAGCCTGACCATCGAGATCGAACGGGATGTGTCCAAGGTGACCAGCTGGGAGCCCATCGTGCTCGACGTGCACAACGTGAGCATCTCCAATGTCCGGGTGATCCGTGCCCTTGCAGATGGCGCCAGCAATGCCAGCGAGGAGCAAGACTTGGATTTCGACAGCGACTACGGGGAGGATAATGCCACGTTCGTGATCAATTTGAGCAAGACTTTGGCGGTGGAGACCCAGCTGAGAGTGCTGCTAAGTCTGGATTTCGTCAGCCAGGTAACGGATACACTGCAGGGCATCTACAAGACCAGCTACACCAATCCGGACACCAAGAATGAAGA ATGGATGATAAGCACTCAGTTCTCGCCCGTCGATGCCCGTCGCGCCTTTCCCTGCTTCGATCGTCCGGACATGAAAGCCAACTTCTCGATCAGCATCGTCAGACCCATGCAGTTCAAGATGGCCCTTTCCAACATGCCCAAGTCGGGCAGCCGTCGCTTCCGCCGTGGTTTCATAAGAGACGATTTCGAGACCACGCCGAAGATGCCCACTTACCTGGTGGCTTTCATCGTGTCCAACATGGTGGATTCGCGGCTTGCCAGTCAGGACAGTGGGTTGACGCCGCGAGTGGAGATCTGGACGCGACCCCAGTTTGTGGGTATGACTCACTATGCGTACAAGATGGTGCGAAAATTCTTGCCCTACTACGAGGACTTCTTCGGTATCAAGAATAAGCTGCCCAAAATTGATTTGGTGTCCGTGCCGGACTTTGGATTCGCTGCCATGGAAAACTGGGGACTCATAACGTTCCGCGATTCGGCGCTACTGGTGCCCGAGGATCTGCAGCTGGCGTCCTCATCGGAACATATGCAGGTGGTGGCCGGAATCATTGCACACGAGTTGGCCCATCAGTGGTTCGGCAATCTAGTGACCCCGAAGTGGTGGGATGATCTCTGGCTGAAGGAAGGCTTCGCCTGCTACATGAGCTACAAGGCACTGGAGCACGCCCATCCGGAGTTCCAGAGCATGGACACTCTGACCATGCTGGAGTTCAAGGAGTCGATGGAGCACGATGCGGACAACACCTCGCATGCCATATCCTTTGATGTGCGCTCCACCAACGATGTCAGGCGGATTTTCGATCCCATCAGCTACTCAAAGGGCACCATTCTGCTGCGCATGCTCAATTCGATCGTGGGTGATGTGGCCTTCCGGTCGGCCACTCGTGATCTTCTAAAGAAGTTCGCCTATGGAAACATGGACAGAGATGATCTGTGGGCCATGCTCACGCGCCATGGTCACGAACAGGGTACTCTGCCCAAGGATCTGAGTGTCAAGCAGATCATGGACTCGTGGATCACCCAGCCCGGTTATCCGGTAGTCAATGTGGAGCGCCGTGGTGCTGATCTCGTGCTGCGCCAGGAACGCTATCTGCTGCCCTCCAAGAACACTGCGGATCAGAGCACCTGGTTTATACCCATCACCTTCGAGACGGATGAGTTGCGCAAGGGCGACAACATACCCACCCACTGGATGAGAAGCGAGGACGAAGAGGAGCTCATCGTGGGCAATGTCTTCGCGCATAGCAGCAACAGCGATAACGTGATCTATCTGAATCTCAACCGGCAGGGTTACTATCGTGTCAACTACGATATGACCTCTTGGCTGGCGCTCAAGAAGAACTTTAGCACATTGCCCAGGATCACAAGGGCCCAGTTGCTGGATGATGCACTGCATCTGTCGCAAGCGGAATACCTTACCTACGACATACC ATTGACCTTCCTCATGGAGCTGTTCGATGCTGTGGATGATGAGCTGCTGTGGATTGCCGCCAAACCTGGTCTCAACTATCTGATCTACAACCTGAAGAGGGAGCCTGCCTATGAGACTTTCAGG GCCTTCATGAAATTCATCGTACGTCCCGCCTTTGATCATTATGGCCTGCATGAGCCGGACAATGAGTCCCACTTGCAACTGAAGCACCGCGCCTTGGTGGCCTACTTTGCCTGCAAGTTCAACTACGATCGCTGCACCCAAAAGGCGCAGATGAAGTTCCGCGAGTGGATGCGTGATCCCAAAAACAATCC CATTAAGCCAAACCTCAAGTCTGTGATCTACTGCACCTCCTTGGCGGAGGGCTCGTCACCGGAATGGTATTTCGCCTACAAACAGTACAAGACAACCACGAGTGCTTCCGAGAAGGAGGAGATACTGACCTCACTGGGCTGCACCACCAAACCCTGGCTGCTGTCCAA GTACCTCAACATGACCATCAATCCAACATCGGGCATACTAAAACAGGATGGCGCCTTGGCCTTCCGTGCTGTGGCCTCCAATGCCATTGGTCATGAGATAGCCTTTGATTTTCTGCAGGGCAACATAAAGGAGATTGTCGAATA CTATGGCGATGGCTTCTCCACGCTGTCCGAGATGATCAAATCGCTGACCATCTACATGAACAAGGACTACCATAAGCACCAGCTTCTGGACTTGGCCGCTACCTGCCGCAAACTGGGACTCCATGCCGTGGAATCGGCCATCGAGTTGGCGCTGGAGCAGGTGAACAACAACATCTATTGGCGCAGCCACTCGTACCACAGCCTGAAGAACTTCCTTGAGGGGATCGTCAGCGAGTTCCAGATCAATATCTTTTAG